A window from Megalops cyprinoides isolate fMegCyp1 chromosome 8, fMegCyp1.pri, whole genome shotgun sequence encodes these proteins:
- the fbxo3 gene encoding F-box only protein 3, protein MAASMELNLETIPSDPLLLILSFLDFRDFISCSYVSRRFHELCNHNPLWKGLCLKYWFLSESDKVEKGQTWKDLFREYYEDMGQYIDHYSTLKKAWDDLKRYLNQKCPQMIDSLKEGAKEEELNAIEAQIGCRLPKDYRCSLRIHNGQRLVVPGLMGSMALSNHYRSEDLLDIETAAGGFQQRRGMKQCLPLTFCFHTGLSQYMALTSVEGRVCGEIFYHCPDQLAQDPSAIDMFITGSNFTEWFTSYVHNVVTGEYPIIRDQIFRYVHDKECVATTGDIKVSVSTSFLPELSSVHPPHYFFTYRIRIEMAKDASPENACQLDSRYWKITNANGHVEEVRGPGVVGEFPVMLPGKVHEYASCTTFSTTSEHMEGHYTFHRLKNKEEVFSVSIPRFRMVCPPFRESTVRMGCAGDFPLRAVGDDSDTDDYDEGEH, encoded by the exons ATGGCGGCGTCCATGGAGCTTAACTTGGAGACTATACCCTCGGACCCCTTGCTattgattttgtcatttcttgACTTTAGAGACTTTATCAG CTGCAGTTATGTCAGCCGTCGATTTCATGAGCTGTGCAACCACAACCCATTGTGGAAGGGACTTTGTCTGAAATATTGGTTTTTGTCTGA GTCAGACAAGGTGGAGAAGGGACAGACGTGGAAAGATCTCTTCCGGGAATATTACGAGGATATGGGCCAGTACATTGATCACTACAGCACCCTGAAGAAGGCCTGGGATGACTTGAAGAGATACCTTAACCAGAAATGCCCCCAGATGATTGACTCCCTGAAAG AGGGAGCGAAGGAGGAGGAACTGAATGCCATTGAAGCCCAGATTGGCTGTAGGCTGCCAAAAGACTACCGTTGTTCCCTGCGAATACACAACGGCCAGAGGCTCGTGGTCCCAGG GTTGATGGGCAGCATGGCCTTGTCCAATCACTACCGCTCTGAGGACCTGCTGGACATAGAGACCGCAGCGGGGGGATTCCAACAACGGAGGGGAATGAAGCAGTGCCTGCCCCTCACCTTCTGTTTCCACACGGGGCTCAGCCAGTATATGGCCCTGACGAGTGTGGAGGGGCGGGTCTGCGGAGAAATCTTCTACCACTGCCCA gATCAATTGGCACAAGATCCTTCCGCAATTGACATGTTCATTACAG GGTCTAACTTCACAGAGTGGTTTACCTCATATGTCCACAACGTGGTAACAGGCGAGTACCCCATTATCCGAGACCAGATCTTCAG GTATGTCCATGACAAGGAGTGTGTGGCCACCACTGGAGACATCAAAGTATCCGTGTCTACCTCATTCTTACCAGAGCTCAGCTCTGTGCACCCTCCACACTACTTCTTCACATACCGAATCAG GATTGAGATGGCAAAGGATGCCTCTCCAGAGAATGCCTGTCAGCTGGACAGCAGGTACTGGAAGATTACCAATGCTAATGGTCATGTAGAGGAAGTGCGGGGCCCTGGTGTTGTAG gggaGTTCCCAGTGATGTTGCCAGGAAAGGTGCACGAGTATGCCAGCTGCACCACCTTCTCCACCACCTCAGAGCACATGGAGGGACACTATACCTTCCACCGTCTGAAGAACAAGGAGGAGGTCTTCAGCGTCTCTATCCCCCGATTCCGCATGGTCTGTCCTCCCTTCCGTGAGTCCACAGTGCGGATG GGCTGTGCAGGTGATTTCCCACTTAGGGCTGTAGGTGACGACTCTGATACAGACGATTATGACGAGGGTGAGCACTAG